The following coding sequences lie in one Pirellulales bacterium genomic window:
- a CDS encoding fused MFS/spermidine synthase → MIWYALTIFWSAFLLFLVQPILGKQILPWFGGTPAVWTTCLLFFQMLLLGGYIYAHGLNAWLAPRAQALVHGALLAGSLWFLPIVADPSYRSVVEASPTWQILTLLVFTIGAPYFLISATGPLLQAWFARTHAGSPYRLYALSNVGSLLALLSYPFLVEPNLHLRSQTHGWSWGYVGFAVACLLCAAQVVFSSRQQTGATPGPADAEPRESSEGRPRWTTMTLWLGLAASASAMLMATTNQICQEVAVVPFLWILPLTLYLLTFIICFDSPRWYDRRVFLSLLVVSVIGATTMLYIAVEAPLTLQIGIFSLALFACAMVCHGELVRARPHAQHLTLFYLCVASGGALGGVLVALVAPAIFTGFWEYHLALVACCALAVAALVRDPQTSLHRGRPTWLLAVLLLAFMALGSVLVIHITKFRSEVVAASRNFYGVLRVKDTPDETLGCTVRKLIHGGIWHGMQLLEGDKRTWTTSYYATDSGIGLAILAHPRRSAENPEQQGLRVGVVGLGTGTIAALAQTGDTFRFYDINPDVIRIAQDYFYYLDDTPAEWSIVEGDARLELENELAVAGPQQYDILVMDAFSSDAIPMHLLTKECVAMYWQHLKPDGILVVNILNRNVDLTPVIRAMAEGSGKEARRCVSDEDWERGVFGADWAFVTSNQEFLKSADVAPYLSPLNENVEPVVWTDDYGSLWQVLSKYEWPPMPDWFPRWLPGRSNVAPE, encoded by the coding sequence GGTACGCGCTGACCATTTTTTGGAGTGCTTTTCTGCTGTTTCTAGTACAGCCCATCCTGGGCAAACAGATCCTGCCGTGGTTCGGCGGCACGCCGGCGGTTTGGACCACTTGCCTGCTGTTCTTTCAGATGCTGCTATTGGGTGGCTACATTTACGCCCACGGGTTGAATGCCTGGCTGGCACCGCGGGCGCAAGCACTCGTGCATGGCGCGCTGTTGGCTGGTTCGTTATGGTTCTTGCCGATCGTGGCTGATCCGTCGTATCGCTCGGTTGTCGAAGCATCACCCACCTGGCAGATTCTAACGCTGCTCGTGTTTACGATCGGCGCGCCCTATTTCTTGATCTCGGCGACCGGCCCTCTTTTGCAAGCCTGGTTTGCACGAACGCACGCTGGTTCTCCCTATCGATTGTACGCGCTGTCGAACGTCGGCTCATTGCTGGCGCTGTTGAGTTACCCCTTTCTCGTCGAGCCAAATTTGCATCTCAGGTCCCAGACACACGGCTGGTCATGGGGGTACGTTGGATTTGCGGTCGCCTGTCTCCTGTGCGCGGCGCAGGTCGTGTTCAGCAGCCGCCAACAAACGGGTGCCACGCCTGGGCCGGCAGACGCTGAACCCCGTGAATCGTCCGAGGGCCGTCCCCGCTGGACCACGATGACGCTGTGGTTGGGGCTGGCAGCCAGTGCTTCGGCCATGCTGATGGCTACAACGAATCAAATCTGCCAGGAAGTCGCCGTCGTTCCCTTTCTGTGGATATTGCCACTCACGTTGTACTTACTCACATTCATCATCTGTTTCGATAGCCCACGCTGGTATGATCGAAGAGTTTTTTTGTCGCTGCTTGTCGTCTCAGTAATTGGCGCCACGACAATGCTGTACATTGCCGTCGAGGCCCCCTTAACGCTGCAAATTGGCATTTTCAGCCTGGCGCTTTTTGCCTGCGCCATGGTCTGCCACGGTGAATTGGTGCGGGCCAGACCGCACGCGCAACATCTGACGCTGTTCTATTTGTGTGTGGCCAGTGGCGGAGCGTTGGGTGGCGTGCTTGTGGCGTTAGTGGCCCCAGCGATTTTCACGGGATTCTGGGAGTATCACCTGGCACTTGTGGCCTGCTGTGCCCTGGCGGTCGCGGCGCTTGTGCGCGATCCGCAGACCTCGCTACACCGTGGTCGCCCCACCTGGCTACTGGCTGTCCTTTTATTGGCATTTATGGCGTTGGGCTCGGTGCTAGTGATCCACATTACAAAGTTCCGCAGCGAAGTCGTCGCCGCCAGCCGCAACTTTTACGGCGTGTTGCGCGTTAAGGACACGCCCGACGAGACTCTCGGATGCACAGTGCGCAAGCTTATCCACGGAGGCATTTGGCACGGCATGCAATTGCTCGAGGGAGATAAACGCACCTGGACCACCAGCTACTACGCAACGGATTCTGGCATCGGGCTGGCGATCCTCGCGCACCCGCGACGGTCGGCGGAGAATCCCGAGCAGCAGGGACTGCGCGTCGGTGTGGTAGGGCTGGGCACGGGCACGATCGCGGCACTTGCCCAAACGGGGGACACATTCCGTTTCTACGACATCAATCCCGACGTGATCCGCATCGCGCAGGATTACTTCTATTACCTGGACGATACGCCGGCCGAGTGGAGTATCGTCGAAGGAGATGCAAGGCTCGAGTTGGAAAACGAGTTGGCCGTGGCGGGACCGCAGCAGTACGACATCCTGGTCATGGACGCGTTCAGCAGCGACGCAATTCCCATGCACTTACTGACGAAGGAATGCGTCGCCATGTATTGGCAGCATCTCAAGCCTGACGGCATTCTGGTCGTCAACATTTTGAACCGGAATGTCGATCTGACACCGGTTATTCGGGCGATGGCGGAAGGATCTGGCAAAGAGGCGCGGAGGTGTGTCTCGGACGAAGATTGGGAACGTGGAGTATTCGGAGCCGACTGGGCATTTGTTACCAGCAATCAGGAGTTTCTCAAATCGGCAGACGTGGCTCCGTACCTAAGTCCGCTAAACGAAAATGTCGAACCGGTAGTATGGACCGACGACTACGGCAGCCTGTGGCAGGTGTTGAGCAAGTACGAGTGGCCACCAATGCCAGACTGGTTCCCACGTTGGCTGCCGGGCAGGTCAAACGTAGCGCCGGAATGA
- a CDS encoding peptidylprolyl isomerase, whose translation MTRRFTLPPCFVLALIMGCSRAEQTVPPEASIAVEGKIADRPPVGAALRTDLNPTVLLRTSEGMIKLRLDAVKAPLTVDNFLTQVDSGFYDKTIFHQVEAGYVILGGGFQGDLAERKSRYSIPNEASNGLSNRRGTIAMARPADSLESGTGQFFINVADNPDLDRRGDSPEQCGYCVFGEVVEGLDVVDRIAKVQTRDVREFVKLPVRTVLIEGVTKIR comes from the coding sequence ATGACCCGTCGCTTTACCCTGCCCCCTTGTTTCGTCTTGGCGCTCATCATGGGGTGCTCCCGGGCGGAGCAGACGGTGCCGCCAGAGGCTTCCATTGCTGTTGAGGGAAAGATCGCCGATCGACCGCCTGTTGGCGCGGCGCTGCGAACGGACCTAAATCCGACCGTGCTGCTACGCACTTCAGAGGGAATGATCAAACTTCGGCTTGATGCCGTTAAAGCCCCCCTGACGGTCGACAACTTTCTGACGCAGGTCGATAGTGGATTTTATGACAAAACCATCTTTCATCAGGTGGAAGCCGGCTATGTGATACTCGGCGGTGGATTTCAAGGAGACCTGGCCGAGCGCAAAAGCCGCTACAGCATCCCCAACGAAGCGAGCAACGGCCTATCGAACCGCCGCGGAACAATCGCGATGGCACGTCCGGCGGACTCGCTGGAAAGCGGGACTGGCCAGTTCTTCATCAACGTGGCGGACAATCCAGACTTGGATCGTCGCGGTGATTCGCCCGAACAGTGCGGCTATTGCGTGTTTGGGGAAGTTGTCGAGGGACTGGACGTCGTGGACCGCATTGCCAAGGTTCAGACGCGCGACGTGCGCGAATTTGTAAAATTGCCGGTGCGCACGGTATTGATCGAAGGCGTCACGAAAATCCGTTGA